Proteins encoded together in one uncultured Sphaerochaeta sp. window:
- a CDS encoding class I SAM-dependent DNA methyltransferase, with protein sequence MSTNISEKSNFIWKIADILRGDYKQSEYGDVILPFTVLCRLDSVLAQTKDRVMEIYRKGTFKTDYAKLAGFKSITGGLKFYNISEFTIAKLKDDAANIADNLTDYIKGFSENARSILESFDIYSQIARLDKANLLYLIVTKFVDDIDLHPDHVSNNEMGYIFEELIRKFSEMSNETAGEHFTPREVIRLMVAMLFDPDMRLITEPGFMAKLYDPAAGTGGMLSAGIEYATELNNQALIEVYGQELNEKTYAICKSDTMIKGKGYENIHLGNSFTQDAMPHETFHYMLCNPPFGVEWKKYEKFIRDEAERGYTGRFGAGLPRVSDGSLLFLQHMISKMMDYDPNDDGLTGCRLAIVFNGSPLFTGDAGSGESEIRKWIIENGWLETIVALPDQLFYNTGILTYVWIVTNRKKGVRKGKIQLIDGTSFFERMRKPLGEKRKLISEGQKDELTRIYGEFMEGEFCKIFDEDDFAYWKVTVDRPLRLNFQASPERIEHIREQTAFVKLATSRKRKPSEYDAEVAEGRNQQEAILAAVGTLDATVLYKNRVEFTKLLKIAFRKTGLDVKTPLLKAILTGLAEKDATADICTDAKGNPEPDTDLRDTEQIPIKDDIATYIKQEVHPYAPDAWVDESKTKKGYEIPFTRHFYKYTELGNAEDTLQDIQTLGVKIQFVITKLFGEV encoded by the coding sequence ATGAGTACTAATATTTCTGAGAAATCAAACTTTATTTGGAAGATAGCCGATATCTTGCGCGGCGATTACAAACAGAGTGAGTATGGTGACGTTATACTCCCGTTCACCGTGTTGTGCCGTCTGGATAGCGTTCTTGCCCAGACCAAGGACCGAGTCATGGAGATTTACAGGAAAGGAACGTTCAAAACGGATTACGCCAAACTGGCAGGGTTCAAGAGTATCACTGGTGGGTTGAAGTTTTACAATATCAGCGAATTCACAATCGCTAAGCTTAAGGACGATGCCGCAAACATCGCTGATAACCTGACTGACTATATCAAGGGCTTTTCCGAGAATGCGCGCTCGATTTTGGAGTCTTTTGACATATATTCGCAGATTGCTCGCCTAGATAAGGCGAATCTGCTTTATCTTATCGTAACCAAATTTGTGGACGATATTGACCTCCACCCCGATCATGTCTCGAACAACGAGATGGGATATATTTTTGAGGAACTCATCCGCAAGTTTTCCGAAATGTCCAACGAGACCGCCGGAGAACATTTTACTCCGCGTGAAGTTATCCGCTTGATGGTTGCGATGCTGTTTGATCCGGATATGCGCCTCATCACCGAGCCGGGATTCATGGCGAAGCTGTACGATCCAGCCGCGGGAACGGGCGGGATGCTTTCGGCGGGTATTGAATATGCCACTGAATTGAACAATCAGGCTCTTATCGAAGTTTATGGGCAGGAATTGAACGAGAAGACCTACGCCATCTGTAAGTCTGACACGATGATTAAGGGAAAGGGCTATGAGAACATCCATCTTGGCAATAGTTTCACCCAGGATGCGATGCCTCACGAAACTTTCCACTATATGCTTTGCAATCCGCCTTTTGGTGTGGAGTGGAAGAAGTATGAAAAGTTCATACGTGATGAAGCAGAGCGAGGCTATACAGGACGCTTTGGTGCGGGTTTGCCTCGTGTTTCGGACGGCTCGCTCCTGTTCCTGCAGCATATGATAAGCAAGATGATGGATTACGACCCGAATGACGACGGTTTGACCGGTTGTCGCCTTGCCATAGTCTTTAATGGTTCCCCGCTCTTCACGGGCGATGCGGGCAGCGGAGAAAGTGAAATTCGCAAATGGATTATCGAGAACGGCTGGCTTGAAACCATCGTTGCTTTACCTGACCAGCTATTCTACAATACGGGTATTTTAACCTATGTGTGGATTGTGACCAACCGTAAGAAAGGTGTGCGGAAGGGCAAGATCCAGTTAATTGACGGTACATCCTTCTTTGAACGTATGCGTAAGCCGCTTGGGGAGAAGCGCAAGCTCATCAGCGAGGGGCAGAAAGACGAACTGACCCGAATCTACGGCGAATTCATGGAAGGTGAGTTCTGCAAAATCTTTGACGAGGACGATTTCGCATATTGGAAAGTGACAGTTGATCGTCCACTTCGGCTGAACTTCCAAGCATCGCCAGAACGTATCGAGCATATCCGCGAGCAAACTGCATTCGTCAAGCTTGCCACGAGCCGCAAACGTAAACCATCCGAATATGACGCGGAAGTCGCCGAGGGCAGGAATCAACAGGAAGCCATCCTTGCTGCCGTCGGTACGTTGGATGCTACGGTACTGTATAAAAATCGTGTCGAGTTCACTAAGTTACTAAAAATAGCGTTCAGGAAAACGGGCCTGGATGTTAAGACACCTCTGCTCAAAGCTATACTCACTGGGCTCGCTGAAAAAGACGCGACCGCCGACATCTGCACGGATGCAAAGGGTAATCCTGAACCCGACACCGACCTCCGTGACACCGAACAGATACCCATAAAGGATGACATCGCCACTTACATCAAACAGGAGGTTCATCCTTATGCTCCTGATGCTTGGGTGGACGAGAGCAAGACCAAGAAGGGCTACGAGAT